In one Oscillospiraceae bacterium genomic region, the following are encoded:
- a CDS encoding phosphatase produces MEFLLDSHTHTLASGHAYCTLLEMVRAAADRGLKLICITDHAPGMPRTIHRDYFFNFGVIDREIGGVEVMMGAELNVMDFDGGVDLEPSLLDNLDMAIASMHTQCMPMGGGADANTQAFLRAMNCPKVCVLGHPDDGRYPLDYPALVRAAGERGVLLEVNNTSLTPGCFRQDSPAHVREMLTLCKKEGVSVVVGSDAHFVSTVGAHQYAQAMLEELNFPEELVMNRDPALFKAFVQKRMARA; encoded by the coding sequence ATGGAATTTCTTCTGGACAGCCACACCCACACCCTGGCCAGCGGGCACGCCTACTGCACCCTGCTGGAGATGGTGCGCGCCGCCGCAGACCGCGGCCTGAAGCTGATCTGCATCACCGACCACGCCCCCGGGATGCCCCGCACCATCCACAGGGACTACTTCTTCAACTTCGGGGTCATCGACCGGGAGATCGGCGGCGTGGAGGTCATGATGGGCGCGGAGCTCAACGTGATGGACTTCGACGGCGGCGTGGATCTGGAGCCCTCCCTGCTGGACAACCTGGATATGGCCATCGCCAGTATGCACACCCAGTGCATGCCCATGGGGGGCGGCGCGGACGCCAACACCCAGGCGTTTCTCAGGGCCATGAATTGCCCCAAGGTCTGCGTCCTGGGCCACCCGGACGACGGGCGCTACCCTCTGGACTACCCCGCCCTGGTGCGCGCCGCCGGGGAGCGCGGCGTGCTGCTGGAGGTGAACAACACCTCCCTCACCCCCGGCTGCTTCCGGCAGGACTCGCCCGCCCACGTGCGCGAGATGCTCACCCTGTGCAAAAAGGAGGGCGTCAGCGTTGTGGTGGGCAGCGACGCCCACTTCGTCTCCACCGTGGGGGCCCACCAGTACGCCCAGGCCATGCTGGAGGAGCTGAATTTCCCGGAGGAGCTGGTGATGAACCGGGATCCCGCCCTCTTCAAGGCTTTTGTGCAAAAGCGGATGGCCCGCGCCTAA
- a CDS encoding phosphatase, translating into MKCGVVDVGSNTIRLSIYHCEGERIKLLLNKKEMAGLAGYVKDGALSGGGIQAACRVLSGFRALLDNFGIPDLYVFGTASLRNIANTEQALDAIREATGLRVDVLTGAEEARLSFLGAAAGGGAPSGLLADIGGGSTELVVYENGAIRSGCSLPVGSLSLYARHVDGLFPTPEERRAIRESVARELEKAKTAGARCKHLTGVGGTIRAAAKLCNGAAGADPDNRVIPVEEIRALYKGLKKGDKDTLRQILRATPDRVHTILPGLVILNCVLKCYGVETVSVSDSGVREGYLLSRVIRGEGGSHAG; encoded by the coding sequence ATGAAATGCGGCGTTGTGGACGTGGGCTCCAACACCATCCGTCTGTCCATCTACCACTGCGAGGGGGAGCGGATCAAGCTGCTGCTCAACAAAAAGGAGATGGCCGGGCTGGCCGGCTATGTCAAAGACGGGGCGCTTTCGGGCGGCGGTATCCAGGCGGCCTGCCGGGTGCTCTCCGGCTTCCGGGCCCTGCTGGACAACTTCGGTATTCCCGACCTGTACGTCTTCGGCACCGCCTCCCTGCGCAACATCGCCAACACCGAGCAGGCCCTGGACGCCATCCGGGAGGCCACGGGCCTGCGGGTGGACGTGCTCACCGGCGCGGAGGAGGCCCGGCTCTCCTTCCTGGGCGCCGCCGCGGGGGGCGGGGCCCCCTCCGGCCTGCTGGCCGACATCGGCGGCGGCTCCACCGAGCTGGTGGTCTACGAAAACGGGGCCATCCGCTCCGGGTGCAGCCTGCCCGTGGGCTCCCTCTCCCTCTACGCCCGGCACGTGGACGGCCTCTTCCCCACCCCGGAGGAGCGCCGGGCCATCCGGGAAAGCGTGGCCCGTGAGCTGGAAAAGGCCAAGACCGCCGGGGCCAGGTGCAAACACCTCACCGGCGTGGGGGGCACCATCCGGGCGGCGGCCAAGCTGTGCAACGGCGCCGCCGGGGCCGACCCGGACAACCGGGTCATCCCGGTGGAGGAGATCCGCGCCCTCTACAAGGGCCTGAAGAAGGGGGACAAGGACACCCTGCGCCAGATCCTCCGCGCCACCCCCGACCGGGTGCACACCATCCTGCCCGGGCTCGTCATCCTGAACTGCGTGCTCAAGTGCTACGGGGTGGAGACCGTGTCGGTCAGCGACAGCGGCGTGCGGGAGGGCTACCTCCTCAGCCGCGTCATCCGCGGGGAGGGGGGGTCCCATGCCGGGTAA
- a CDS encoding MATE family efflux transporter translates to MEELKANSYLRTEPLGRLLLKFSVPCVLSMLVSALYNIVDQIFIGQSVGYLGNAATNVVYPFTVVALALALLIGDGSAAFLSLTLGAGDREASHRCIGNGMVLSVLAGIVLTAVGLALTDPLLRLFGVTEASFVYARAYMRIILLGIPFYVFTSGMNSCIRADGAPGYSMFATVLGAVLNLILDPVAIFVLHMGVEGAALATVIGQVASCAATLLYFRRPKSFRFRRDSFRLKGRTAARIAQLGVSSFITQIAIVVVMGVANNIIVLRGADSAYGPDIPLSAVGIVMKVFGIVIAFSVGIAVGGQPIIGYNYGAGCFSRVFGAYRLVILANVCVGAAATLLFELCPQAIVRLFGNESALYNEYACLCFRIFLAGILLCCVQKASSIFLQAVGKPVKATALSLSRDVVFLVPGLLLLGGRFGVTGMLWAAPAADVLALMLTVILVGTEYRAIRREAGRCPVEEPQGLPEDTPGAQPADA, encoded by the coding sequence ATGGAAGAACTCAAAGCGAATTCCTACCTCAGGACCGAGCCGCTGGGCAGGCTGCTGCTCAAGTTCTCGGTCCCCTGCGTACTGTCCATGCTGGTCAGCGCGCTGTACAATATCGTGGATCAGATTTTCATCGGCCAGAGCGTGGGCTACCTGGGCAACGCGGCCACCAACGTGGTCTACCCCTTCACGGTGGTGGCCCTGGCGCTGGCCCTGCTCATCGGGGACGGCAGCGCCGCCTTCCTCAGCCTGACCCTGGGGGCGGGGGACAGGGAGGCCAGCCACCGCTGCATCGGCAACGGCATGGTGCTCAGCGTGCTGGCCGGAATCGTGCTGACGGCGGTGGGGCTGGCCTTGACCGACCCGCTGCTGCGCCTCTTCGGCGTCACCGAGGCCAGCTTCGTCTACGCCCGGGCCTATATGCGCATCATCCTGCTGGGCATCCCCTTTTACGTGTTCACCTCGGGCATGAACTCCTGCATCCGGGCCGACGGCGCGCCGGGCTACTCCATGTTCGCCACGGTGCTGGGGGCGGTGCTCAACCTGATTTTGGACCCGGTGGCCATCTTTGTCCTCCACATGGGAGTGGAGGGCGCGGCCCTGGCCACGGTAATCGGCCAGGTGGCCTCCTGCGCGGCCACGCTGCTCTACTTCCGCCGCCCCAAGTCCTTCCGCTTCCGGCGGGACAGCTTCCGCCTCAAGGGGCGGACGGCGGCGCGCATCGCCCAGCTGGGCGTGTCCAGCTTCATCACCCAGATCGCCATCGTGGTGGTCATGGGCGTGGCCAACAACATCATCGTCCTGCGGGGGGCGGACTCGGCCTACGGGCCGGACATCCCCCTGTCCGCCGTGGGCATCGTCATGAAGGTGTTCGGCATCGTCATCGCCTTCTCGGTGGGCATCGCCGTGGGCGGGCAGCCCATCATCGGCTACAACTACGGCGCGGGCTGCTTCTCCCGGGTGTTCGGCGCGTACAGGCTGGTGATCCTGGCCAACGTCTGCGTGGGCGCGGCGGCCACGCTGCTCTTTGAGCTGTGCCCCCAGGCCATCGTCCGCCTCTTCGGCAACGAGAGCGCCCTCTACAATGAGTACGCCTGCCTGTGCTTCCGCATTTTCCTGGCGGGCATCCTGCTGTGCTGTGTGCAGAAGGCCAGCAGCATTTTCCTCCAGGCCGTGGGCAAGCCGGTCAAGGCCACGGCGCTCTCCCTGTCCAGGGACGTGGTGTTCCTGGTGCCGGGACTTCTGCTGCTGGGGGGCCGCTTCGGCGTCACCGGGATGCTCTGGGCCGCCCCCGCAGCCGACGTGCTGGCGCTGATGCTCACCGTAATCCTGGTGGGGACGGAGTACCGGGCCATCCGCCGGGAGGCGGGGCGGTGCCCCGTGGAGGAGCCGCAGGGCCTCCCGGAGGACACGCCCGGCGCCCAGCCGGCTGACGCTTAA
- a CDS encoding AraC family transcriptional regulator, producing the protein MQREKRLVYYDPDLGVEAYYFKGIVQKFPDHFHEHYVIGAIESGERFALCGGERHLVRPGDLVVFCPGVVHACQQVGEYPLDWRCLNVPAPVMERAVAEVTGRGYLPSLSRVVLCRSELAGLLREVWAMAAGERRDLRKEEAFLLLIGQLLEECGGYEPPPDTGARPEVEAVCAHLEARCGQPVSLDELAAVAGLSKGYLLRAFAREKGITPYRYLENLRIERAKRLLEEGVRPVDAALQTGFSDQSHFTNHFKTLIGLTPSQYRAVFAGEGKERASHG; encoded by the coding sequence ATGCAGCGGGAAAAGCGGCTGGTCTACTACGACCCGGATCTGGGCGTGGAGGCCTATTATTTCAAGGGCATCGTGCAAAAATTTCCGGACCACTTTCATGAGCACTATGTCATCGGCGCCATCGAGAGCGGGGAGCGCTTCGCCCTGTGCGGCGGGGAACGCCACCTGGTCCGGCCGGGGGACCTGGTGGTCTTCTGCCCCGGCGTGGTCCACGCCTGCCAGCAGGTGGGGGAGTACCCGCTGGACTGGCGCTGCCTCAACGTGCCCGCCCCGGTGATGGAGCGGGCGGTGGCCGAGGTGACGGGAAGGGGCTACCTGCCCAGCCTGAGCCGGGTGGTGCTCTGCCGCAGCGAGCTGGCCGGGCTGCTGCGGGAGGTCTGGGCCATGGCGGCGGGGGAGCGCCGGGATCTGCGCAAGGAGGAGGCCTTCCTGCTGCTGATCGGCCAGCTCCTGGAGGAGTGCGGCGGCTACGAGCCGCCCCCCGACACAGGCGCCAGGCCCGAGGTGGAGGCGGTGTGCGCCCATCTGGAGGCGCGCTGCGGCCAGCCGGTGTCCCTGGACGAGCTGGCGGCGGTGGCGGGCCTGTCCAAGGGCTACCTGCTGCGGGCCTTCGCCCGGGAGAAGGGGATCACCCCCTACCGCTACCTGGAAAACCTGCGCATCGAGCGGGCCAAGCGCCTGCTGGAGGAGGGGGTGCGCCCCGTGGACGCCGCCCTCCAGACCGGCTTTTCCGACCAGAGCCACTTTACCAACCACTTTAAGACCCTCATCGGCCTCACGCCCAGCCAGTACCGGGCGGTCTTCGCCGGGGAGGGAAAGGAGCGCGCCAGCCATGGATAA
- a CDS encoding magnesium transporter yields MRAFILTQAEFLLRLVVAGLCGGLVGYERKNRLKEAGVRTHLIVALGAALIMIVSKYGFADVTGLAGVALDPSRVAAQIVSGIGFLGAGMIFVRRLTVNGLTTAAGMWTTAGVGMAVGGGLYAVGIAATALVLLVQTLLRRNFRWLRIPAAEQIDLVFSEETDAITYVQEKFAATGIEILNLKAVRKNSGLLDVNLFVKLPPAYDVSSLMNLFKDNPHVKSIEY; encoded by the coding sequence ATGCGAGCATTTATCCTGACCCAGGCGGAGTTCCTGCTGCGGCTGGTGGTGGCCGGCCTGTGCGGCGGCCTCGTCGGGTATGAGCGGAAAAACCGGCTCAAGGAGGCCGGCGTGCGCACCCACCTGATTGTGGCGCTGGGAGCCGCGCTCATCATGATTGTGTCCAAATACGGCTTTGCCGACGTGACCGGCCTGGCCGGTGTGGCCCTGGACCCCTCCCGTGTCGCGGCCCAGATCGTCAGCGGCATCGGCTTTTTGGGGGCGGGCATGATTTTTGTGCGGCGGCTCACCGTCAACGGCCTGACCACGGCGGCGGGCATGTGGACCACCGCCGGGGTGGGCATGGCCGTGGGGGGCGGCCTCTACGCCGTGGGCATCGCGGCCACCGCCCTGGTGCTGCTGGTCCAGACCCTTCTGCGCAGGAACTTCCGCTGGCTGCGCATCCCCGCCGCCGAGCAGATCGACCTGGTGTTCAGCGAGGAGACCGACGCCATCACCTACGTGCAGGAGAAGTTCGCCGCCACGGGCATCGAGATCCTCAACCTGAAGGCCGTGCGCAAGAACAGCGGCCTGCTGGACGTGAACCTCTTCGTCAAGCTGCCCCCCGCCTACGACGTGTCCAGCCTGATGAACCTCTTCAAGGACAACCCCCACGTCAAGTCCATCGAGTACTGA
- a CDS encoding RNA helicase: MTDMQFSQLELDPRIEKAVAALGFDAATPIQAEVIPLIRAGADVIAKSQTGTGKTAAFAIPALEAIDATQEKAVQVLVLCPTRELAQQAGEEIRKLARFLPGVRLAEVYGGANMERQFIQLRRANMVVGTPGRIMDHMRRGTVKLQHLKMIVLDEADEMLNMGFKEDIETILRDTPQERQTVLFSATMPPAILALAKTFQRDPQTVEINASQVTLEQIDQSCVEAPIAKKKEALNLLLRYHQPNRALVFCNTKHMVDELGEYLNTHGFSAESIHGDMKQPQRTRVMNEFKRGRVAILIATDVAARGIDVSGLDYVFNYDIPMSTEYYVHRIGRTGRAGKSGSSITLFSGKRQMYALRDLARAVKAEIRTDRLPTLEEIRARDNERNVEAVAQALEAGMGSGYEAMVEQLGDRGYPPERVAAAALALFFPAGDLPAELSVQASRDMRREADRKAPPASYADVVVDIGSASRVEPKHLVGAITERSGLSSREIGKIRITPDYSVVGVPSDQVGHVLETMLGCKICGRPTHTARLAGAERGKARPAHAGSKAAHFASQRLAKRQAARGSEPVRRKVKIPDFEG; the protein is encoded by the coding sequence ATGACAGACATGCAGTTTTCCCAGCTCGAGCTTGACCCCCGGATTGAAAAGGCCGTGGCGGCCCTGGGGTTCGACGCCGCCACCCCCATTCAAGCAGAGGTTATCCCCCTGATCCGCGCCGGGGCGGACGTAATCGCCAAGTCCCAGACCGGGACGGGCAAGACCGCCGCCTTCGCCATCCCCGCGCTGGAGGCCATCGACGCCACCCAGGAGAAGGCCGTCCAGGTGCTCGTCCTCTGCCCCACCCGTGAGCTGGCCCAGCAGGCCGGGGAGGAGATCCGCAAGCTGGCCCGCTTCCTGCCCGGCGTCCGGCTGGCGGAGGTGTACGGCGGGGCGAATATGGAGCGGCAGTTTATCCAGCTCCGGCGGGCGAACATGGTGGTGGGCACCCCCGGGCGCATTATGGACCACATGCGCCGGGGCACCGTCAAGCTCCAGCACCTGAAGATGATCGTCCTGGACGAGGCCGACGAAATGCTAAACATGGGCTTCAAGGAGGACATCGAGACCATTCTGCGGGACACGCCCCAGGAGCGGCAGACCGTGCTTTTCTCCGCCACCATGCCCCCCGCCATCCTGGCCCTGGCCAAGACCTTCCAGCGGGATCCCCAGACCGTGGAGATCAACGCCAGCCAGGTGACGCTGGAGCAGATCGACCAGAGCTGCGTGGAGGCCCCCATCGCCAAGAAAAAGGAGGCCCTGAACCTGCTGCTGCGCTACCACCAGCCCAACCGGGCGCTGGTGTTCTGCAACACCAAGCACATGGTGGACGAGCTGGGCGAGTACCTGAACACCCACGGCTTCAGCGCCGAGAGCATCCACGGCGACATGAAGCAGCCCCAGCGCACCCGGGTGATGAACGAGTTTAAGCGGGGCCGGGTGGCCATCCTCATCGCCACCGACGTGGCGGCCCGGGGCATCGACGTCAGCGGCCTGGACTACGTTTTTAACTACGACATCCCCATGAGCACCGAGTACTACGTCCACCGCATCGGCCGGACCGGGCGGGCGGGGAAGTCGGGCAGCTCCATCACCCTCTTCTCCGGCAAGCGCCAGATGTACGCCCTGCGAGATCTGGCCCGGGCGGTCAAGGCGGAGATCCGCACGGACCGCCTGCCCACCCTGGAGGAGATACGCGCGCGGGACAACGAGCGGAACGTGGAGGCGGTGGCCCAGGCCCTGGAGGCGGGGATGGGGAGTGGCTACGAGGCCATGGTGGAGCAGCTCGGGGACCGGGGCTACCCGCCCGAGCGCGTGGCGGCAGCCGCGCTGGCGCTGTTCTTCCCCGCCGGGGACCTGCCGGCGGAGCTGTCTGTCCAGGCCAGCCGGGACATGCGCCGGGAGGCCGACCGCAAGGCCCCGCCCGCGTCCTACGCCGACGTGGTGGTGGACATCGGCTCGGCCAGCCGGGTGGAGCCCAAGCACCTGGTGGGCGCCATCACGGAGCGCTCCGGCCTGTCCAGCAGGGAGATCGGCAAGATTAGGATCACCCCCGACTACTCGGTGGTGGGCGTCCCCTCCGACCAGGTGGGGCACGTGCTGGAGACCATGCTGGGCTGCAAGATCTGCGGCAGGCCCACCCACACCGCCCGTCTGGCGGGAGCGGAGCGGGGTAAGGCCAGGCCCGCCCACGCTGGGAGCAAGGCCGCCCATTTCGCCAGCCAGCGCCTCGCCAAGCGGCAGGCCGCCCGCGGCTCGGAGCCCGTGCGGCGCAAGGTGAAGATCCCCGATTTTGAAGGATAA
- a CDS encoding EamA family transporter, whose product MDKSTAAGHGAALATIIVWGTTFISTKVLLRALSPVEILFLRFSLGALALCLACPRRLRIAERRQEFYFAGAGLCGVTLYFLMENIALTYTMASNVGVLVSVSPLFTAILAHFFLEGERLRPQFFAGLAAALAGVVIITYNGSAVLQLNPIGDILALLAALVWSCYSVLTRKIGAFGYNTIQSTRRIFLYGLVFMLPALPLLGFHPNAAALSRPVNLLNLLYLGLGASAACFVTWNFALRRLGAVKTSVYIYLVPVVTIFTSALVLHERITPLAALGTALTMLGLFLSEFQFKRKAVAEEG is encoded by the coding sequence ATGGATAAAAGCACCGCCGCCGGGCACGGGGCGGCCCTGGCCACCATCATCGTGTGGGGCACCACGTTCATCTCCACCAAGGTGCTGCTGCGCGCCCTGTCGCCGGTGGAGATCCTCTTTTTGCGCTTTTCGCTGGGGGCGCTGGCCCTGTGCCTGGCCTGCCCCAGGCGGCTGCGGATTGCCGAGCGGCGGCAGGAATTTTACTTCGCCGGGGCGGGTCTGTGCGGCGTGACCCTCTACTTTCTCATGGAGAACATCGCCCTGACCTACACCATGGCCTCCAACGTGGGGGTGCTGGTCTCCGTCTCGCCCCTCTTCACCGCCATTTTGGCCCACTTCTTCCTGGAGGGGGAGCGGCTGCGGCCCCAGTTCTTCGCCGGGCTGGCCGCCGCGCTGGCGGGGGTGGTGATCATCACCTACAACGGCAGCGCCGTGCTCCAGCTTAACCCCATCGGGGATATTCTCGCCCTGCTAGCCGCACTGGTGTGGTCGTGCTACTCGGTGCTCACCCGGAAGATCGGCGCCTTCGGCTACAACACCATCCAGTCCACGAGGCGCATCTTCCTCTACGGGCTGGTGTTCATGCTGCCCGCCCTGCCCCTGCTGGGCTTCCACCCCAACGCCGCCGCCCTGTCCCGGCCTGTGAACCTGCTCAACCTCCTGTACCTGGGCCTGGGGGCCTCGGCGGCCTGCTTCGTCACCTGGAATTTCGCCCTGCGGCGGCTGGGCGCGGTTAAGACCAGCGTGTACATCTACCTGGTGCCGGTGGTGACCATCTTCACCTCCGCCCTGGTGCTGCACGAGCGGATCACCCCCCTGGCCGCCCTGGGCACCGCCCTGACCATGCTGGGGCTCTTCCTGTCCGAGTTCCAGTTCAAACGCAAGGCTGTGGCCGAAGAGGGATAA
- a CDS encoding aldo/keto reductase, with product MEYRNWDNLGAQPSLLGFGCMRFPKRADGSIDEPEAERMLNRAKQAGINYFDTAWGYHSGACEPFLGKAIAKWDRESFYLATKLPTYAVETLDDAKDFFEQQRKRLGVEYFDFYLLHTLNGPRFQKMVDLGVVDWCLELQRQGKIKRFGFSFHDGYAAFAQILAHHKWDFCQIQLNYMDTDAEEQASMKGYELAASQEVPVIIMEPVRGGGLAQLPDAVLGAFRREHPEWSNAAWALRWAADLPNVMTVLSGMSSMEQLEENLATFDDLRPLTRAEHAAVEETAAAILSRTNNPCTGCRYCMPCPSGVDIPVNFRIWNQYGMYQNTAGAVQSWKFEIKDEARAKNCVGCGACEKLCPQSIDIRRDLARLQSELDALPDDEH from the coding sequence ATGGAATACCGGAACTGGGACAACCTGGGGGCGCAGCCCTCACTGCTGGGCTTCGGCTGCATGCGCTTCCCCAAGCGGGCGGACGGCTCCATCGACGAGCCCGAGGCCGAGCGGATGCTCAACCGCGCCAAGCAGGCGGGGATCAACTACTTCGACACCGCCTGGGGCTACCACAGCGGGGCCTGTGAGCCCTTTTTGGGCAAAGCCATCGCCAAGTGGGACCGGGAGAGCTTCTACCTGGCCACCAAGCTGCCCACCTACGCGGTGGAGACGCTGGACGATGCCAAGGATTTCTTCGAGCAGCAGCGCAAGCGCCTGGGCGTGGAGTACTTCGACTTCTACCTGCTGCACACCCTGAACGGCCCCCGCTTTCAGAAGATGGTGGATCTGGGCGTGGTGGACTGGTGCCTGGAGCTGCAGCGGCAGGGGAAAATTAAGCGCTTCGGCTTCTCCTTCCACGACGGGTACGCCGCCTTTGCCCAGATTCTGGCCCACCACAAGTGGGATTTCTGCCAAATCCAGCTCAACTACATGGACACCGACGCCGAGGAGCAGGCCAGCATGAAGGGCTACGAGCTGGCCGCGTCCCAGGAGGTGCCCGTGATCATCATGGAGCCCGTCCGGGGCGGCGGGCTGGCCCAGCTGCCCGACGCGGTGCTGGGCGCCTTCCGCCGGGAGCACCCCGAATGGTCCAACGCGGCCTGGGCCCTGCGCTGGGCGGCCGATCTGCCCAACGTGATGACGGTGCTCAGCGGCATGTCCAGCATGGAGCAGCTGGAGGAGAACCTGGCCACCTTCGACGACCTGCGGCCCCTGACGCGGGCGGAACACGCCGCCGTGGAGGAGACCGCCGCCGCCATCCTGAGCCGCACCAACAACCCCTGCACCGGCTGCCGCTACTGTATGCCCTGCCCCAGCGGGGTGGACATCCCGGTGAACTTCCGCATCTGGAACCAGTACGGCATGTACCAGAACACCGCGGGGGCGGTGCAGTCCTGGAAGTTTGAGATCAAGGACGAGGCCAGGGCCAAAAACTGCGTGGGCTGCGGGGCCTGCGAGAAGCTCTGCCCTCAGAGCATCGACATCCGCAGGGACCTGGCGCGGCTCCAGTCCGAGCTGGACGCGCTGCCCGACGACGAACATTAA
- the ppk gene encoding polyphosphate kinase: MPGNGRGVDTRYTQDRELSWLRFNERVMDEAWDEDVPLFERLRFAAIFTSNLDEFFMIRVGSIYDMSLLKQPHADNKSGLTPAEQLRAIFKAAAPLYKGRDKLMAALETRLRACNICRLSTGELDVKERKQVERYFKDYILPVLSPQVVDAHHPFPHLPNKSLNVALALRRGGEARFGLVPVPKALPPYLLLPERGLRYVLTEQIVLEYADTLFDAYQVAEKCIISVTRNADISPEDEDYELGDDFRQHMKRLLKKRARLSPVRLEIQGEAGEGLTAYLCQRLSLPREQIFRSKCPLAMDYVYALEGKLPPESAAALCYPPYVPRWPAGLVKGEKIIPQILRRDALCYYPYHAMDPFLQLVREAANDPEVLSIKITIYRLASKAKLIEYLAAAAENGKDVTVLMELRARFDEQNNIAWAERLEDAGCTVLYGFEEVKVHSKICLITRRERTHIQYITQIGTGNYNEKTARLYTDFCLMTASPAIGADATTFFQNMSTSNLHGEYRHLLVAPHSLKPRLLALMDGEIAKARAGRRGRIFLKVNSVTDRELIDKLSEASVAGVQICMNVRGICCLRPGVPGLTDNIRVFSVVGRFLEHPRVFAFGEGEDAKVYLGSADFMTRNTERRVEIACPVLDPGVRRQLRHYVELLCADNVKARALGPDGVYAPIPRRGDPPLDAQLAMMEEAGREEAAAPPHTPAPQSTRGSRPLGRLLDRLRRKRG, encoded by the coding sequence ATGCCGGGTAACGGCCGTGGGGTGGACACCCGCTACACCCAGGACCGGGAGCTGAGCTGGCTGCGCTTCAACGAGCGGGTGATGGACGAGGCGTGGGACGAGGACGTGCCCCTCTTTGAGCGGCTCAGGTTCGCCGCCATCTTCACCAGCAATCTGGACGAGTTCTTTATGATCCGGGTGGGCAGCATCTACGACATGTCCCTGCTCAAGCAGCCCCACGCGGACAACAAGAGCGGCCTGACCCCGGCGGAGCAGCTCCGGGCCATCTTCAAGGCTGCCGCCCCCCTCTACAAGGGCCGGGACAAGCTGATGGCCGCGCTGGAGACCCGCCTGCGGGCCTGCAATATCTGCCGGCTGTCCACCGGGGAGCTGGACGTGAAGGAGCGCAAGCAGGTGGAGCGCTACTTCAAGGACTATATCCTGCCCGTCCTCTCCCCCCAGGTGGTGGACGCCCACCACCCCTTCCCCCACCTGCCCAACAAGTCCCTCAACGTGGCGCTGGCCCTGCGGCGGGGCGGGGAGGCCCGCTTCGGCCTGGTGCCCGTGCCCAAGGCCCTGCCCCCCTATCTGCTGCTGCCCGAGCGGGGGCTGCGCTACGTGCTCACCGAGCAGATCGTGCTGGAGTACGCGGACACCCTCTTCGACGCCTACCAGGTGGCCGAGAAGTGCATTATCTCGGTCACCCGCAACGCCGACATCAGCCCCGAGGACGAGGACTATGAGCTGGGGGACGACTTCCGCCAGCACATGAAGCGCCTGCTGAAAAAGCGCGCCCGGCTCTCCCCGGTGCGCCTGGAAATCCAGGGGGAGGCCGGGGAGGGGCTGACGGCCTATCTCTGCCAGCGGCTCAGCCTGCCCCGGGAGCAGATCTTCCGCTCCAAATGCCCCCTGGCCATGGACTACGTCTACGCCCTGGAGGGCAAGCTCCCGCCCGAGTCGGCCGCCGCGCTGTGCTACCCGCCCTACGTCCCCCGCTGGCCCGCCGGGCTGGTGAAGGGTGAGAAGATCATCCCCCAGATCCTGCGGCGGGACGCGCTGTGCTACTACCCCTACCACGCCATGGACCCCTTCCTCCAGCTGGTGCGGGAGGCCGCCAACGACCCGGAGGTCCTGTCCATCAAAATCACCATCTACCGCCTGGCCTCCAAGGCCAAGCTCATCGAGTACCTGGCCGCCGCCGCCGAGAACGGCAAGGACGTGACCGTGCTGATGGAGCTGCGGGCCCGCTTCGACGAACAGAACAACATCGCCTGGGCCGAGCGTCTGGAGGACGCGGGCTGCACCGTCCTGTACGGCTTTGAGGAGGTCAAGGTCCACTCCAAGATCTGCCTCATCACCCGGCGGGAGCGCACCCACATCCAGTACATCACCCAGATCGGCACCGGGAACTACAACGAAAAGACCGCCAGGCTCTACACCGACTTCTGCCTCATGACGGCCTCCCCCGCCATCGGGGCGGACGCCACCACTTTTTTCCAGAACATGTCCACCTCCAACCTGCACGGGGAGTACCGCCACCTGCTGGTGGCCCCCCACAGCCTCAAGCCCCGGCTCCTGGCCCTGATGGACGGGGAGATCGCCAAGGCCAGGGCGGGCCGGCGGGGGCGGATCTTCCTCAAGGTCAACTCGGTCACCGACCGGGAGCTGATCGACAAGCTCTCCGAGGCCAGCGTGGCCGGGGTCCAAATCTGCATGAACGTGCGGGGGATCTGCTGCCTGCGCCCCGGCGTGCCCGGACTGACCGACAACATCCGGGTGTTCTCCGTGGTGGGCCGCTTCCTGGAGCACCCCCGCGTGTTCGCCTTCGGCGAGGGGGAGGACGCCAAGGTCTACCTCGGCTCCGCCGACTTCATGACCCGGAACACCGAGCGGCGGGTGGAGATCGCCTGCCCCGTGCTGGACCCCGGCGTGCGGCGGCAGCTGCGGCACTATGTGGAGCTGCTGTGCGCCGACAACGTGAAGGCCCGCGCCCTGGGCCCGGACGGGGTCTACGCCCCCATCCCCCGCCGGGGCGACCCGCCGCTGGACGCCCAGCTGGCCATGATGGAGGAGGCCGGGCGGGAGGAGGCCGCCGCCCCGCCCCATACCCCCGCGCCCCAGAGCACCCGTGGGAGCCGCCCGCTGGGCAGGCTGCTGGACCGGCTCAGGCGGAAGAGAGGATAA